In Methylovirgula sp., a single genomic region encodes these proteins:
- the pyc gene encoding pyruvate carboxylase, producing the protein MSVKRILVANRGEIAIRVFRAATEMGIATVAIYTEEDKLSLHRFKADEAYQVGRGRGGELRLGPLESYLSIEEVLRVAVTAKVDAIHPGYGFLSESPEFAEACAAKGIVFIGPSPETMRTLGNKVAARNLAVFVGVPVMPATAPLPDDEAEIRRLASEVGYPLMLKASWGGGGRGMRPIESEDGLIDAVKSAKREAKSAFGKDEVYLEKLVRHARHVEVQLLGDKHGQRVHLFERDCSIQRRHQKVVERAPAPYLDAATREALCKAALRIGDATNYVGAGTVEFLLDADTGKFYFIEVNPRIQVEHTVTEQVTGLDIVKAQIKILEGGRLGHIDETGIPPQDQIRLEGHALQCRITTENPDNNFIPDYGRITAYRGAFGFGIRVDGGTAYSGAVVTRYYDALLEKVTAWAPSEAEVIQRMERALREYRIRGVATNLAFLEAVLNHPKFRDGSYTTRFIDDTPELFATKKRRDRATKLLTYIGDVTVNGHPDTRNRPKPPAYARQADVPQFPSRLAPEGSRDAFLRLGPKNFAKWMKAQPQVLITDTTMRDAHQSLLATRMRTYDIAAVAGAYAQGLPELFSLECWGGATFDVAMRFLSEDPWERLQKIQQAAPSILTQMLLRGANGVGYTNYPDNVVRYFVREAARAGMDLFRIFDCLNWVENMRVAIDAVAIEGKLVEGAICYTGDILDPDRAKYSLAYYVKLAKELEAAGCHILGIKDMAGLLKPAAARVLISTLKNETDLPLHLHTHDTSGISGATVLAAVIAGVDAVDAAMDALSGATSQPCLGSLVEALRHTERDTGLDPAAIRRISFYWENVRRYYAAFESDQHHGASEVYLHEMPGGQFTNLKEQARALGLDARWHEVAETYRVVNDMFGDIVKVTPSSKVVGDMALMMVSQNLTRADVEAPHREIAFPASVVDMLHGDLGQPPGGWPAALQKKALNNEPPINVRPGSLLKDLDFAAERANAEKACGRQIDDQEFASYLMYPKVFVEFAAGQRKYGPVAVLPTLTFFYGMKLEDELSIEIEDGKSLVVRLVALGETDDEGQVQVFFELNGQPRTIKVPNRSAVATRPARRKAEDGNDNQVAAPMPGLISMVSVKAGQAIKTGDVLLTIEAMKMETVLHAAKDATVQEILIAAGQSVDAKDLLIVLA; encoded by the coding sequence TTGAGCGTCAAGCGGATTTTGGTCGCCAATCGCGGCGAGATCGCCATTCGGGTTTTCCGCGCCGCGACCGAAATGGGAATCGCGACGGTCGCGATTTATACCGAGGAAGACAAGCTCTCCCTGCATCGTTTCAAGGCCGACGAAGCCTACCAGGTCGGTCGCGGCCGCGGCGGCGAGCTTCGACTCGGCCCCTTGGAATCCTACCTTTCGATTGAAGAGGTGCTGCGGGTCGCAGTGACGGCGAAGGTCGATGCGATCCATCCGGGCTATGGGTTCCTTTCGGAAAGTCCGGAGTTCGCCGAAGCCTGTGCGGCGAAAGGCATCGTCTTCATCGGGCCATCGCCAGAAACGATGCGGACGCTCGGCAACAAGGTCGCAGCGCGCAATCTCGCGGTCTTCGTTGGCGTGCCGGTGATGCCAGCGACGGCGCCACTGCCGGACGATGAGGCCGAAATTCGCCGCCTCGCGTCGGAGGTCGGCTATCCGCTCATGCTGAAAGCGTCATGGGGCGGCGGTGGGCGCGGGATGCGGCCCATCGAGAGCGAAGATGGCCTGATTGACGCTGTGAAGAGTGCCAAGCGCGAGGCGAAATCTGCGTTCGGCAAGGACGAAGTTTACCTCGAAAAGCTGGTGCGCCATGCGCGGCACGTCGAAGTGCAGCTTTTGGGCGACAAGCATGGGCAGCGGGTTCATCTCTTCGAGCGCGATTGTTCGATCCAGCGCCGCCATCAGAAAGTCGTCGAGCGCGCGCCGGCGCCCTATCTCGACGCCGCCACGCGCGAGGCCCTCTGCAAGGCCGCACTCAGGATCGGCGACGCCACGAATTATGTCGGCGCGGGTACGGTGGAATTCCTGCTCGATGCAGATACAGGGAAGTTCTATTTCATCGAGGTCAACCCACGCATTCAGGTCGAACATACCGTCACGGAGCAGGTGACAGGGCTCGACATCGTCAAGGCGCAGATCAAAATCCTCGAAGGTGGCCGTCTGGGGCATATCGATGAGACAGGCATTCCACCGCAGGATCAGATCCGGCTTGAAGGGCACGCTTTGCAATGCCGGATCACGACCGAAAATCCCGACAATAATTTCATTCCAGATTATGGCCGCATCACCGCGTATCGTGGCGCTTTCGGCTTTGGCATCCGGGTTGATGGGGGCACGGCCTATTCCGGTGCAGTTGTCACGCGCTATTACGATGCGCTGCTCGAGAAAGTGACGGCGTGGGCGCCGAGCGAAGCCGAAGTCATCCAGCGGATGGAACGGGCGCTGCGCGAATATCGCATCCGCGGCGTTGCCACCAATCTCGCCTTTCTCGAAGCGGTGCTCAACCATCCGAAGTTTCGCGACGGCAGCTATACGACGCGTTTCATCGACGACACGCCGGAGCTTTTTGCGACGAAGAAGCGCCGCGACCGTGCGACCAAACTCCTCACCTATATCGGCGATGTCACCGTCAATGGTCACCCCGATACACGCAATCGGCCGAAGCCGCCGGCCTATGCGCGGCAGGCCGATGTCCCGCAATTTCCGTCGAGGCTCGCGCCTGAGGGGAGCCGCGATGCGTTTCTGCGATTGGGACCGAAAAATTTCGCCAAATGGATGAAAGCACAGCCGCAGGTTCTCATCACCGACACGACGATGCGCGACGCGCACCAGTCGCTGCTTGCGACGCGCATGCGCACCTATGACATCGCCGCCGTCGCTGGAGCTTACGCCCAGGGTCTACCGGAGCTTTTCTCGCTCGAATGCTGGGGCGGCGCGACGTTCGATGTCGCCATGCGCTTTTTAAGTGAAGACCCTTGGGAGCGGTTGCAGAAGATTCAGCAGGCCGCGCCCAGCATTCTGACGCAGATGCTGCTGCGTGGTGCCAATGGTGTCGGCTACACCAATTATCCGGATAATGTCGTTCGTTATTTCGTACGCGAAGCAGCGCGCGCGGGGATGGATCTCTTCCGCATTTTCGATTGCCTCAACTGGGTCGAGAACATGCGTGTCGCGATCGATGCCGTGGCGATAGAAGGCAAGCTTGTCGAAGGCGCGATCTGCTATACCGGGGACATTCTCGATCCCGATAGGGCGAAATATTCGCTCGCCTATTACGTGAAGCTGGCGAAGGAACTCGAAGCCGCCGGCTGCCATATCCTCGGCATTAAGGACATGGCCGGCCTGCTCAAGCCGGCTGCGGCGCGCGTGCTGATCTCGACGCTCAAGAATGAGACTGACCTGCCGCTGCATCTCCATACGCACGATACCTCCGGCATATCGGGCGCGACGGTACTGGCCGCGGTCATCGCTGGCGTCGATGCGGTCGATGCGGCGATGGATGCGCTCTCGGGCGCGACATCGCAGCCCTGTCTCGGCTCGCTTGTTGAGGCGCTGCGACATACTGAGCGCGACACGGGGCTCGACCCCGCAGCGATCCGGCGGATCAGTTTCTATTGGGAGAATGTGCGCCGCTATTACGCCGCCTTCGAGAGCGATCAGCATCACGGCGCGTCTGAAGTTTATCTGCACGAGATGCCGGGCGGCCAGTTCACCAACCTTAAGGAGCAGGCGCGCGCTCTGGGTCTCGATGCGCGCTGGCACGAAGTCGCGGAGACCTATCGCGTCGTCAACGATATGTTCGGCGACATCGTGAAGGTGACGCCGTCGTCGAAAGTCGTCGGTGACATGGCGCTGATGATGGTGAGCCAGAACCTGACCCGCGCCGATGTGGAGGCGCCGCATCGCGAGATCGCATTTCCGGCTTCGGTCGTTGACATGCTGCATGGCGATCTTGGCCAACCACCGGGCGGCTGGCCAGCCGCTTTGCAGAAGAAGGCATTGAATAATGAGCCGCCGATCAATGTGCGGCCGGGTTCGCTGCTGAAGGACCTCGACTTTGCCGCTGAGCGGGCAAATGCCGAGAAGGCCTGCGGACGGCAGATTGATGATCAGGAATTCGCCTCCTACCTCATGTATCCTAAAGTCTTTGTCGAATTCGCCGCCGGGCAACGCAAATACGGCCCGGTCGCCGTGTTGCCGACGCTGACCTTCTTCTACGGGATGAAGCTCGAAGACGAACTTTCGATTGAAATCGAAGACGGAAAGAGCTTGGTCGTGCGTCTCGTCGCGCTTGGCGAAACTGATGATGAAGGGCAAGTGCAAGTTTTCTTTGAGCTGAACGGCCAGCCACGCACGATCAAGGTTCCAAATCGCAGCGCGGTCGCGACGCGCCCGGCGCGTCGGAAGGCGGAAGACGGCAACGACAATCAGGTTGCCGCGCCGATGCCTGGCCTCATCTCGATGGTATCCGTCAAAGCGGGGCAGGCTATCAAAACCGGCGACGTCTTGCTCACCATCGAGGCAATGAAGATGGAGACGGTGCTTCATGCCGCGAAGGACGCGACCGTCCAGGAAATCCTGATCGCCGCCGGTCAGTCCGTCGATGCGAAGGATTTGCTCATCGTTCTTGCGTGA
- a CDS encoding DHA2 family efflux MFS transporter permease subunit has protein sequence MTLAIDDSRRSIALWGGFAMMCVGMFMALLDTQVVVTSLPTIQRALGIPEDQMSWIQTAYLISEIISIPLTGLLTRAFGIRWLFIVSVSFFTLASIGCANSAGFSSLILWRICQGFAGGTLIPAVFSAVFLLFPLHRQTLATMIASVLAVLAPTIGPLVGGWVTQTYSWPWLFLINVIPGVVVAIAGIYLLPRATLRLDQLKDLDVISLLFGAGALAALEIAIKEAPDHGWLSPWVIGLFVFCIVATAIFIRRTLRATNPLVEIRTFGNRNFSVGCALSFVVGIGLYGSIYLMPVFLAYVRGHNALQIGEIMLVTGVAQIACAPIVAMLVRRFDVRFLSAFGFLVLTLGAALSANQTQSTDFAGMFAGQLVRGCAFMFCVLPPTELALGNLSPAAIPDASGLFNLMRNLGGAVGIAIIDSIIFTRSPEHAQNLFNGLVSGDPGTLSTLGVTHGALMQAAVDPGKRAAMAELLKKVAFADSINDAWFALAILTLAVTAALVLARPSSEGHARTMSKSFASTD, from the coding sequence ATGACGCTTGCGATTGACGATAGTCGCCGAAGCATCGCGCTCTGGGGCGGCTTCGCCATGATGTGCGTCGGCATGTTCATGGCGTTGCTCGACACTCAGGTGGTTGTGACGTCGCTTCCGACCATCCAGCGCGCGCTGGGTATCCCGGAAGATCAGATGAGCTGGATCCAGACCGCTTATCTGATCTCGGAAATCATCTCGATCCCGTTGACTGGGCTTTTGACGCGCGCTTTCGGCATCCGGTGGCTGTTCATCGTATCGGTTTCGTTTTTCACACTGGCTTCCATCGGCTGCGCCAACAGCGCGGGCTTCTCCTCGCTGATCCTCTGGCGCATCTGCCAGGGATTTGCCGGCGGAACGCTGATCCCTGCGGTCTTCTCCGCGGTTTTTCTGCTCTTTCCACTCCACCGGCAAACTTTGGCGACGATGATCGCGAGCGTTCTCGCCGTTCTCGCACCGACCATCGGCCCGCTTGTCGGCGGCTGGGTAACGCAGACCTATAGCTGGCCGTGGCTTTTCCTCATCAATGTCATCCCCGGCGTCGTGGTCGCGATTGCCGGAATCTACCTCCTGCCCCGCGCAACCCTGCGACTCGATCAGCTCAAAGACCTCGATGTGATCTCACTGCTATTTGGTGCAGGAGCACTCGCCGCATTGGAGATTGCCATCAAAGAAGCGCCGGACCACGGGTGGCTCTCGCCGTGGGTCATCGGTCTTTTCGTCTTTTGCATCGTCGCAACGGCAATTTTCATCCGGCGGACATTGCGCGCAACTAATCCATTGGTTGAGATCAGAACATTCGGTAATCGCAACTTCTCGGTCGGCTGCGCGCTCAGCTTCGTTGTCGGCATAGGGCTTTATGGCTCGATCTATCTCATGCCCGTCTTTCTCGCCTATGTGCGCGGCCATAACGCGTTGCAGATCGGCGAGATCATGCTTGTCACCGGCGTCGCGCAGATCGCCTGCGCGCCGATTGTCGCAATGCTCGTGCGGCGCTTCGATGTGCGATTTCTTAGTGCTTTTGGCTTTCTCGTGCTGACGCTTGGCGCAGCCTTAAGCGCCAACCAGACGCAGAGCACGGATTTCGCCGGAATGTTTGCCGGGCAGCTCGTTCGTGGCTGCGCCTTCATGTTCTGCGTTCTGCCACCCACAGAACTGGCGCTCGGCAATCTTTCTCCCGCAGCAATTCCGGATGCCAGCGGGTTGTTCAACCTGATGCGCAACCTCGGTGGCGCGGTCGGTATCGCCATCATCGACTCGATCATATTCACCCGTTCACCCGAACACGCACAGAATCTTTTCAATGGTCTTGTATCCGGCGATCCCGGCACGCTCTCGACCCTCGGGGTGACGCATGGCGCATTGATGCAGGCCGCTGTTGATCCCGGCAAGCGCGCGGCGATGGCTGAACTTTTGAAAAAAGTCGCCTTCGCCGATTCAATCAATGACGCCTGGTTCGCGCTCGCGATCCTGACGCTGGCCGTCACCGCCGCGCTGGTCCTCGCACGCCCATCTAGCGAGGGTCACGCAAGAACGATGAGCAAATCCTTCGCATCGACGGACTGA
- a CDS encoding TonB-dependent receptor, with product MTCVLARYYGELYETISRLSQIYIARPARHFPETRPPRQHKIGGRTFIVAPIFLGALIGSTFEFNAARAQQASTGGTEALPQIDVTAQSGGDNIQSTPPLQQVPQVGLTGTKVSDLPLSVIVVPNQLVTQQGGTDVKDALRDVSGTSTGGPDSIGGFDRFLIRGLDARIYEDGFSDGEQVNGLPHSLNGVQSIEVLKGPGSALLGSGPPGGSINITHYLPSSTFSGGVGAQYGSFNTINSNYWLTGPTLVNGLNYRVDATVAHSDGFRGLKSDDYEIRPELTWNLGDHFITFSVDARHIIGTPDTYGLIYFHGSPIDVSRDTKYSTPFGYVDQDYLRTDLSDAWTINKFLTLNNRFSYLRRDASFLRNNDSGTVIGDMFTGRAIRQQYDTINDFDYMLEPVWKFGTWGAEHTLVTGFEAQHQTLFTNQAVAALPNITDIFSPIIPETSAGNLNFTRSGSRGLIDSVMANYFGLYATDQIDATDKLKLRFSARQNWWNSSLTPDVTVPNQPPFGPNQPFLAGETFTRNDQPFDWSAGALYKLTPFLSPYFGVSKSHLANFSAEAPAASVQAPEAALQYEAGVKVDVLDNRLELTLSGFNVDRQNVFTLVNDEANFSSQYTRGVDADLQFSVTPDWKIIANGTLQQAVLTANPSNPTAVGRVPIGVPLQIANLWTTYNLRQLRLPDVTTGFGVEYRGKIFGDQLNTDEVPSYVIFDANVTYSQPKWDLGAGIKNIADAVYFTAANGAGAFVGDPRTFYVKGDVKF from the coding sequence ATGACCTGTGTATTGGCGCGGTATTACGGCGAACTTTACGAGACTATCTCGAGACTATCTCAGATATACATTGCGCGGCCGGCCCGTCACTTTCCTGAAACGCGTCCTCCGCGGCAACATAAGATAGGTGGACGCACGTTCATCGTCGCCCCGATTTTCCTCGGCGCGCTGATCGGATCGACATTCGAATTCAACGCCGCCCGCGCGCAACAGGCGAGCACCGGCGGGACGGAAGCCCTACCCCAGATCGACGTGACCGCGCAGTCCGGAGGGGACAACATCCAATCGACCCCGCCCCTCCAACAGGTGCCACAAGTCGGGCTGACCGGGACGAAGGTCTCGGATTTGCCCCTGAGCGTCATAGTCGTGCCGAACCAGCTCGTCACGCAGCAGGGGGGTACGGACGTCAAGGACGCGCTGCGCGACGTGAGCGGCACGAGCACCGGCGGACCGGATTCGATCGGCGGCTTCGACCGGTTTCTGATCCGCGGTCTCGACGCGCGGATTTATGAGGACGGTTTCTCCGATGGCGAGCAGGTCAACGGCCTGCCGCATTCTCTCAACGGCGTGCAAAGCATCGAAGTGCTGAAGGGGCCCGGCTCGGCGCTCCTCGGCAGCGGGCCACCCGGCGGATCGATCAACATCACGCATTACCTGCCTTCATCCACTTTCTCCGGCGGCGTGGGCGCCCAATATGGATCATTCAATACGATCAACTCGAACTATTGGCTGACCGGGCCAACGCTGGTGAACGGCCTCAATTATCGCGTCGATGCGACGGTGGCGCATTCCGACGGTTTCAGAGGTCTCAAGAGCGACGATTACGAAATCAGACCGGAGCTGACCTGGAATCTCGGCGACCATTTCATCACATTTTCCGTCGATGCGCGGCATATCATCGGGACGCCCGACACCTATGGCCTGATCTATTTCCACGGCAGCCCGATCGACGTCTCGCGCGATACGAAATATTCGACGCCGTTCGGTTACGTCGACCAGGATTATTTGAGAACCGATCTGAGCGACGCGTGGACGATCAACAAGTTTCTCACTTTGAACAACCGCTTCTCCTATCTGCGACGCGACGCGAGTTTCCTGCGCAACAACGACAGCGGCACGGTCATTGGCGATATGTTCACCGGCCGCGCCATCCGGCAGCAGTACGACACGATCAATGATTTTGATTATATGCTGGAGCCGGTCTGGAAGTTCGGCACATGGGGAGCCGAGCATACTTTAGTGACAGGATTCGAGGCGCAACATCAAACATTGTTTACGAATCAGGCCGTCGCGGCGCTTCCGAACATCACGGATATTTTCTCGCCGATCATTCCGGAGACATCTGCCGGCAATCTCAATTTTACACGCTCAGGATCACGCGGCCTGATCGACAGCGTGATGGCGAATTATTTCGGACTTTACGCGACCGACCAGATCGACGCGACTGACAAGCTGAAACTGCGCTTCAGCGCCCGGCAGAATTGGTGGAACTCATCCTTGACCCCGGACGTCACGGTGCCAAACCAACCACCCTTCGGGCCTAATCAGCCCTTCCTCGCCGGCGAAACGTTTACCCGCAACGATCAGCCGTTCGATTGGAGCGCCGGCGCGCTTTATAAGCTGACGCCGTTCCTTTCGCCCTATTTCGGCGTGTCGAAAAGCCATTTGGCGAATTTCAGCGCAGAGGCACCTGCGGCGTCGGTTCAGGCACCTGAAGCGGCCCTGCAATATGAGGCCGGTGTCAAGGTCGATGTACTCGACAATCGATTAGAGCTCACGCTTTCTGGATTCAATGTCGATCGACAGAATGTCTTCACCCTTGTCAACGATGAAGCAAATTTCAGCAGCCAATACACCCGCGGCGTCGATGCCGACCTGCAATTTTCTGTCACGCCGGATTGGAAAATCATTGCCAACGGTACGTTGCAGCAGGCCGTTCTGACCGCGAATCCGTCAAATCCCACGGCCGTCGGCCGCGTGCCGATTGGTGTGCCGTTGCAGATCGCCAATCTTTGGACGACCTACAATCTTCGACAGTTGCGGCTTCCAGACGTCACGACGGGTTTTGGTGTCGAATATCGCGGCAAGATTTTCGGCGACCAGCTCAACACGGATGAAGTCCCCTCCTATGTGATCTTCGATGCGAACGTTACTTATTCGCAGCCGAAATGGGACCTTGGCGCCGGTATCAAGAACATTGCGGATGCGGTTTATTTCACCGCTGCCAACGGGGCCGGGGCGTTTGTCGGCGATCCGCGCACGTTCTACGTCAAGGGCGACGTCAAATTTTAG
- a CDS encoding PAS domain S-box protein encodes MPIGEHKSVIDLAEAGRFALLIEAITDYAIFMLDENGFVRTWNPGAERIKGYSQSEVIGLHFSRFFTPEDQANSLPSLILREAARHGRYEAEGWRIRKDGARFWANAIVDTIRNDAGEPIGFVKITRDVTERKAAQEALLESERRFRLLVDGVSDYAIYMLDPNGIITNWNTGAERMKGYSASEIIGQHFSQFYSKEERMSGLPVHVLETAARIGRYESEGWRHRKDGSRFWASVVMDAIKDNAGRLIGFAKITRDITERKVAQDILRESERQFRLLVEGVTDYALFMLDPNGIVTSWNKGAQRIKGYSSEEIIGCHFSRFYTEIERSAGVPARALHTAGQEGRFEAEGWRLRKDGSRFWASVVIDAIRDEAGVLIGFAKLTRDVTERRENELAIEKAQFERNRAQKMEALGQLTGGVAHDFNNLLMIVSGHIRQLRKFVPAEDTKGQRSLDAIEAAAGRGQSLTRQLLTFSRRQTLNPIPVEIAARLASVRTLVESSMGPSYRLVFGLLSDVWPVRIDADEFELALVNLVLNARDATPNGGEIKISAANVQLDGKSSPEQLTGDFVALSVADTGCGIPQDVLEKIFDPFFTTKGPGNGTGLGLAQVQGFAHQSGGAISVTSELRQGTVFTLYLPRSKSGGGESDENITQNLASTGTLLLVEDNPDVAEATASLIEDLGFSVQIAGNAQLALEVLAKQDISVVVSDIVMAGSIDGVDLGRTVREKYPNLPMILITGYNNRSEEARDEFIVLRKPFSATDLARVIARIQSEASPQGPTNVIRLGQPRKSAKPES; translated from the coding sequence TTGCCCATCGGCGAACACAAAAGCGTTATCGATCTGGCTGAAGCGGGGCGATTTGCGCTTCTTATCGAGGCCATCACCGATTACGCCATCTTTATGCTCGACGAGAACGGCTTCGTCCGCACCTGGAATCCGGGGGCTGAACGGATCAAGGGTTACTCCCAATCGGAAGTTATCGGGCTGCATTTTTCTCGGTTCTTTACGCCCGAGGACCAAGCCAACAGTTTGCCATCGCTGATCCTGCGCGAGGCCGCTAGACACGGTCGTTACGAGGCGGAAGGCTGGCGTATTCGCAAGGACGGCGCACGGTTTTGGGCGAATGCGATCGTCGACACCATTCGTAACGATGCCGGCGAGCCGATCGGCTTCGTGAAAATCACCCGCGACGTAACCGAGCGGAAAGCCGCACAGGAAGCTCTACTCGAAAGTGAGCGCCGTTTCCGTTTGCTCGTGGACGGCGTGTCCGACTACGCGATTTATATGCTGGACCCGAACGGCATCATCACCAATTGGAATACCGGCGCGGAACGCATGAAAGGCTACTCGGCCAGCGAAATTATCGGCCAGCACTTTTCCCAATTTTATTCGAAGGAAGAGCGCATGTCGGGACTCCCCGTCCATGTGCTCGAAACCGCCGCCCGCATCGGTCGCTACGAGTCGGAAGGCTGGCGTCACAGGAAAGACGGGAGCCGCTTCTGGGCTTCGGTCGTGATGGATGCAATCAAGGACAACGCGGGGCGGCTTATTGGCTTCGCAAAAATCACACGCGACATCACTGAGCGGAAGGTGGCGCAAGATATATTGCGGGAGAGTGAACGCCAGTTTCGACTCCTCGTCGAAGGCGTGACGGATTATGCGCTTTTTATGCTCGATCCCAACGGCATCGTCACGAGCTGGAATAAAGGCGCGCAACGCATCAAGGGCTATTCTTCCGAGGAAATCATCGGTTGCCATTTCTCCCGGTTCTATACGGAAATTGAGCGTTCGGCCGGCGTCCCGGCGCGCGCCCTGCATACGGCTGGACAGGAAGGGCGTTTCGAAGCTGAAGGCTGGCGGCTGCGAAAAGATGGTTCGCGCTTCTGGGCCAGCGTCGTTATCGACGCGATCCGCGACGAAGCTGGCGTTCTCATCGGCTTTGCCAAGCTCACACGCGACGTCACAGAGCGGCGCGAAAACGAGCTCGCGATCGAGAAAGCGCAATTTGAACGTAACCGCGCACAGAAGATGGAAGCGCTCGGTCAGCTCACCGGGGGCGTCGCGCACGATTTCAACAATTTGCTGATGATCGTGAGCGGCCACATCCGTCAGCTTCGAAAGTTCGTACCCGCTGAAGACACCAAAGGCCAACGTTCGCTAGATGCCATCGAGGCAGCGGCAGGGCGCGGTCAGTCTCTGACCCGACAGCTTCTCACCTTTTCGCGCCGGCAGACGCTCAATCCCATCCCTGTTGAAATCGCCGCCCGCCTCGCTTCCGTGCGGACGTTGGTCGAGAGCTCGATGGGGCCGTCTTACAGGCTGGTCTTCGGCCTGCTGTCGGATGTGTGGCCTGTTCGGATCGATGCCGATGAATTCGAGCTTGCCCTGGTCAATCTTGTCCTGAATGCCCGTGATGCGACGCCGAACGGCGGAGAGATTAAAATCTCTGCGGCGAATGTGCAGCTGGATGGAAAAAGTTCCCCGGAACAACTGACTGGTGACTTCGTTGCGCTTAGCGTGGCGGATACTGGCTGCGGGATCCCCCAAGACGTCCTTGAGAAAATTTTCGATCCGTTTTTCACGACCAAAGGTCCGGGTAACGGAACTGGTCTCGGCTTGGCGCAGGTGCAAGGCTTCGCGCACCAATCCGGCGGCGCAATTTCGGTCACGAGCGAACTGCGGCAGGGAACTGTTTTCACGCTCTACCTCCCGCGCAGCAAGTCCGGAGGCGGCGAAAGCGATGAGAATATCACGCAGAATTTGGCCTCTACCGGAACATTGCTTCTCGTCGAAGACAATCCGGACGTGGCCGAGGCAACGGCTTCACTGATCGAAGACCTGGGATTTTCGGTTCAGATCGCTGGCAACGCGCAACTCGCCCTTGAAGTCCTCGCAAAGCAGGACATTTCGGTTGTCGTCAGCGACATCGTCATGGCGGGCTCGATCGACGGCGTGGACCTCGGGCGGACGGTTCGCGAGAAATATCCGAATTTGCCGATGATCCTCATCACCGGCTACAACAATCGCTCAGAGGAAGCGCGCGATGAGTTTATTGTATTGCGCAAGCCCTTCAGTGCCACCGACCTCGCGCGCGTCATCGCCCGTATCCAGTCCGAGGCCTCACCGCAAGGCCCGACGAACGTTATCCGTTTGGGTCAGCCGCGTAAAAGCGCGAAGCCTGAGAGTTGA